A stretch of DNA from Acanthochromis polyacanthus isolate Apoly-LR-REF ecotype Palm Island chromosome 21, KAUST_Apoly_ChrSc, whole genome shotgun sequence:
AGGACCTCCAGATGACCGAGCCCTTCGAAGATTCTGTCCCCCAGAGCTTGAATCTTGTTGTGACTGAGTCGCAGTTCTTCCAAGTATTGAAGATCACGGAAAGTCCGGGGTCGAATTCCAGTGATGGAGTTGTTGGAAAGACGCAGTACATGAAGACTGAGCAAACCCAAGAACGTGTCCTCATGCAGAGAAGTCAGCTTGTTGTTCGTCAGATCCAGCCATCTGAGTGACTTCATGCCTACAAAAGCTCTTGGTACCACTGTCACAATCTGATTCTGGGCCAAATAAAGCTTTTGCAGCTTTGTGAGCTTAACAAACACGTTAGCTTTGATGTTCTTGAGGGAATTTCCAGTCAGATCCAACTCTTTAAGCTCGACAAGATTTTGGAAGAGCTGTGGCTGCAAGTAGGCAAGTCTGTTCCCGGCGAGGATGAGCTCTCGTAGACCTTGCAGGTCATGGAAAGCCATTTCCGGCAAGACTGTTAGCGAGTTCCACCCGAGGTTCAGAAGCCACATATGGGAGAGTCCTGCAAACAGTCTTTCTTCAATGCGGCTGAGCTGGTTGTTATGCAGACTAAGTGAGGCAAGGTTAGGTGTATTCTGGAAGATTGCACCTGGTAACCCCCGGAGATGATTTCGCTCAAGATGGATGTGCGCGAGTGACCGAAGGCCTTTGAAAGCCTGAGCATCGATGGTCATGAGTTGGCCGCTTTGCAGGTTCAAAAAATCCAGATTACTAAGATCCCTAAAGGATACTGCGGGGAGGGAGGTGAAAAGGTTGCCATCCAGCCAGAGGGAATGGGTGGATGTCGGCATGTCCGTGGGCACTTGTGTGAAGTTACGAGCACTGCAGTACATGTTGAGTTCCGAGCTGTAGTCATCGTGCAGACAGGTGCACCCTTTAGAACAGGGAATGGGTTCTTCTGTCGCCTTGTCTCCTGCTGTGTCCGGGTCTGGTAACACCAGTGATGTCCCCAGTACCCACACAACCAACAGCACAAAGGTCTGCATACCAGCTGtgtgtaaaatataaaaataaaaacacaaatactcTGTAAATTCCTTTAGAATGTCtccatgtttttaaattttaaattacattttcaaattgTATTCTTAAATGACTAAATCAGACTGCTTACCTTCTCAGAGGTCTCAATTTAAGGTGGAGAGGCTGTGGAATACTGAATGACTGACCCTTGTGCAATTGTTTGTATACTGAATGGAATCTCTGCCAAGCCCCCAAGCCGTTTTTTTAAAGTCATCCTCTGAATGTTTACTATTAACCCATTCATGTCCGTTAGACTTGTCTGTAAAGTAGGACAGTTTCATGTGCTGAACCTTTTTGTCAGTTATGTTTCCTTGGCTGCCTGTCCCCAGTGTGAGTGTCTCATTCTGTACCACAATCTGATGTCTTTGATGATTGCAGTTTTACAAAGTCTGCAAAATGAGATGTATtttgtgaaggaaaaaatatTCTCTTTCCTTCTGCTAAGGAATTTCCTTGCAGTTGTTAGCTGAAGACATCATACCGGTTGCaactgtcagctgcagtcaccTTAAATCTTCCCATAGACCCTATGAGCCACCTCAAATGATCCTACAGGTTATCACCTTTGAACCCTGTTCCTATTTACTTCTCCTATTTACTAAGGCTGCGAGCTTGTTCAGGCCTGCTCTCCTGCTAATATGTACATGAGAAAGACAACTGCTGCAGGAAGAAGTTATGTCAGGACTGCCTGACCTGGTCAAGATTAGATATTTAGTCTGACGTGCCTGAGCAGATAAGTTGTCCCCATGTTAAgttgtaatctaaatctgacatTCCTCCCAATCCATTTTATACCCGACGGTtgaagagaatcctcagaattgGTGCTGGCAATGCTCACATGactgtgctgctttgttgtatCGCTTCTCCTGAATTCAGTAAAACCTTATTCTCAACCTAAGCCATCCTCTCTCGACATCGATGAAATTCCACAACATATTTAAAATTTCTCAATAAGGTCTTAACTGTACTGAACGGAAATTCCAAGTGAAGTATTCTATGTACCTATACATCAGCTACTCATAACTTTTCTCCCTTTTACTGTATTACCAGCCTAAAAAAAGGCTTCAACATTTAGTGGCCTTGGTGTTTACTAAAGCCAGGGTCCTGCCACTGAGTGCATTTACTGTAGATTTTAACTGATATACAGTGGCAAAGAGATAAGATGAACCCAGTGCACTTGACCCTTGACTGAATTTACTTGTCTTGTACTTAggtttaaatgaacaaaaaaatgtcacaaaaggtGATATGATGCAAAATTCCACCTCTTTACCCAAATCTTGGTAGTGTATACCTTATATCAAATACTGATTTACCCATTGCTCTTGCCTTCATGGTATATTTGAATAAAATCAACTATACACACCCCTCTACACAACAGCTGCATTTAACAGTCGCTCCATAGCAGCTGTAATCTCAGTGCCATTCTGCTTCTTTCACTCAGTTCACATGGCAGGATGAGTTCAGTTTCAGAGGTCCGTTTCCTAATCGCATCTGTGATTATAATGACTAACTTTCTGTTTACTCTTTTTCTCGGTATCTCGGTTCTGCAGCCAACCATGAACTGGTCATGCTCGGAAGGACAACAAAATCTAGATAGTGCTGTGTGCCTGCACATAAATGTCATTGATTGCTTACCAACAATGCGTTCACAAAAACTACGAAGAAACATTATGTCAGTCATGTACTCTAGGTTTCTAATGTCAAATCAGATCTGATCCACTGCTGCtttgaataaacaaaaaaaatctgatgagTAGGGAACATGATGCACAGCACTTTCGTCAAATGCCTAAAATTACACTAGATTCACTTACCAATAATCTTGATTCATATTAGAGTGATGATTGTTATTTATAATCAAGGAATTTTCTGATTCAGATTGAGATGTGTGCCTGAATTTAGCTTTGATTCCATTTAACATATCTAAAATCGATATTTTAAATGCATAAACTTACtaaatttgtgattttgtttaaTAATACATATTGTTTACACATATTTACGTGTTccttatatttatttacatttcccATAGCAATCATTTGCGTGAGAATCCATGATGTGTGTATTTTTCAATGACCTGTGAAATTTTTCATACTTAAACACGGTGTGTCCTCACTGAAACCTCGCTTAATATGCACATAATCCTGATGAAAGTTGGGAACAGTGCTAAGGAAGCTATAGAGGTACATTTTTATTCCTCTTGCCAGTAGAGAGCACTGCTGGTTTGTTGTCACATCTTCCTCCAACAGTTTGGTACATCCTACTTCTGTAAACGGATCCCCGAAGCTGCTAAACAAACCAGTTTTTAATGCTTCAAAGTGTATGAGCAGAAATGATAAGTGCGTGATTTTGAGCATACACCATGTAATGAGTGCATGTTAGTTAACACTATCTAGATGTTTTCTTTGAGGGCTGCACTacacagcaacagaaaatgagtttggcttcattttttgttgcataTAATGAATattaactcattttaaatacagGGAAATAAACAGCTTTGCTGTTGTTtcagtccaaaaacaaaaaagtcatgcCGAATGGCTACCATTGTGAGTTGGTTCATGATTGCTGCTCCCCCGACAAACACCTCTAATTGGCTCATTTTACCGGCACTCAAGCAAGACACAAAGGTTTCCAGCTTCTCGCCGGTCGCTGTGGGCTCCCTGAGTGGAGACGAGGAGTCCTAATAATGAGTGGCAGAgcccgctgctgctgctgtggctgtAAATTTTCAACTGGGCTGCTTGCCCTCACTTCTGGAGGAATCATTTTCTCAAATAATTCCGTATAAATTTTGTGCTTCCTCAGCAACAGAGAACAGGCCTGAGAGGCACGATGTCAATCTAAATTGGACGGATGGATGCTGATCAGTGGAACTCGACCCTCCTTCACTCTGCTGCTCCACAAATAAATGTCAGTGAACTTCTTGACATGCACTGCTGAGGAAGCCCTTTACAAATATTTAGGATCCATTGAGACATAAACTATATGTAATGAGACCTCAGATTTATGTAGTTCCAGACCTGACAGGTTTAATGATCATCCATTAACATCACACTCTGAAATTAAACAAGTTTAGCatgcatttagtttttttttatgtttttcctattttcttttcattgcaTATGTATGTTACATTAAAGtcaaatttttaaaacacagaatgcagatttcaaaataaaacaagtacaCACAATTATGTACAACTTTGACAACATACAGCAAAACCTATAGTATATATAGCCATTTTATCCATTTACTTAAAACAACATAATCATGTTGTGATGACAGGACCTgtgatttttgtctgtctgtaactGCAATATTAAATAGCAAACTTGCAATACAAAAATTCCATGTTTATGTGGtgtgaatggttcctttgtgcAGATTAAAAGTTGTCAttcttcctaaaaaaaaaaaaagcatgattattactcagatttttttttttttttttagctgaataGGTTGTTATTCAAATATTTGCATTAAATTTCTGGTCAGCGCTGATTCACCTTTGAAACCATACAACTTTCCCTGTTGCCctgtcaaacacaaaacacccTGTGATAAACCAGCACTGAAAAAGATCCACTAAGGTATTACCTATTGTGCTTTATGTGAGGCAAAGACAGCCAAACACCACAGTAAAATCCCACATGAGGCTCAGATAAGTACATAAAAGGGAGctgaatgcagcaaagtgagCCTCAGGAAGAATTTGCTCCATAATGGAAAATGCCCAGCCGTAGAGCGACAGATTACCCCTCCTGTGATGGTGCAGCAGGCCCCTGGATATGCATAATGTTGGACCCTCCTGTTGGTCTCATCTGTTGCACATAACATAGCGGTGCATGGAAGACTGCCAAAGGAATTACTTGCACTTCTGTTGCTTTAAATGGGCCAGAGCATCTCACCAGGAAAAAGGAAGGTTGAAAGTTGGAGCTGTCTGTGCTACAAGCTCAGCAGAGACACTTTGCTGACCTAAATTGCTCTCTTTGTCTGGCTTTAAGTGAGAGCAATCCCAACATCTTTACTTTATACTGAAAGACAACAGCGTCAGTCAACACTGCCATCCTCTGGTAGATTGCTGGCCTGTTATCCCTTCACAGTAATTCAAACCTGAACAAAGAGAACCATGTTTTGTCTGAAAGAAACAGCTTTGGAACACGAGGTGGTAGCGGTTCAGAGCTGCTGTGAACCTTCGTGCCACCTCACCCTTTGACAGCCAGAGACCCCAACACCCCTGCAGGGGCTATTAATAACAGCTCACAGTTGACTTGCTGCTTTCTCGGAGGAGAGAGAACGTCTTGGCTTTGTCTCGACATCTGGAAGGTGCTGGAACTGAGCCACTGCTTGTTAATTGATAGTGATTGCTGTGACCGGAGCAAATCATTGCAGCTGATGACACAATTTAacgttttgatggaaaaatttGGATGTGTAAGTGATGCCGCTGCCAAAATGTTACTGGGTCCATATTAAGACATGATAACATGTGGttaatacttttaaaaatacttgCAGATTATACAGTATTCAGTTCCTGAACTCAGTCCCTGAATgttatttgctcctgtcacattttcctcagcgtgggctcattttccactgtaaaatatatggaaacagcacaaccacagctGGAGGAGAGGAAACTCAAACACGTTTTCTGCATACAGATTTGGACACACCtcctcatttaatgtttttatctttattttcatgactatttacattgtagattctcactgaaggcatcaaaactatgaatgaacacatggaattatgtagtaaactaaaaagcatgaaataaatcaaaacatttttaatattttagattcttcaaaatagccaccctttgcacgctcttggcattctctccatgaggcagtcacctgaaatggttttcacttcacaggtgtgccttgtcaaagtaaatttgtggaatttcttgccttcttaatggggctgggaccatcagttgtgttgtgcagaagtcaggttggtacacagttgacagccctatttgacaactgttagaatccatattatggcaagaaccaatctgGTAAGGAAAGAGAAATCACAGTTCATCCTTACTTTAAGAattgaaggtcagtcagtctggaaaactgcaaaaactttgaatgtatctccgagtgcagtcacaaaaaccatcaagtgctATGTCAAAGCTTgctcacatgaggaccaccccaggaaaggaagaccaagagtttTCTctctgaaggcatcaaaactaatgaatgaacacatatggaattatgtagtaaacagaaGTGTGAAATAAGCCAAAAGATggtttatattttagattcttcaaaatagccaccctctGAGGAATCTAaaactcagagagagagagagggaagcaGGAGGAGAGcgaggagagaaggagagaggaaggaagagaaaCAGACAGGAAGAAGGTCAGGCAGGGACCCTGACAGAATATTTTTCCAATTTTGCCAggagtggaaaaaaatggtgctatatagatgttttactatttacagttttaatttaCTGTCATATTTGTCtcatatctgctctgtgtaaacacagattACAGTTTTGCCCGGTTTAGAAGAAAACTTGTTCTGTGTGACTGTAAgttacagctgctgctgcttcactgttTCTATAAAGGGTTTATTTCATCGCTCAAGATGAAATAAACCCTACTGGTTTCTTTCCATTTATTCGTGCAGAAAGCGATCCACAGATGAACTTACATCAGAACTAATGTTTGGtttatttcagaaaatgaaCCTGAACTAAGTGGAACTTCAGACAAACCTCAGAGTTTTAGCAAATTTTTAGTTAACCTTGAAGgataaagtcattttgatgaaatatcacagttttaagcctaaatttggttcattttcctgatTAAACTGTACATCACACATGATTTGTTAAAGCACCTTCAGAAAGTTGAAACTCATGTGGTTGCCTCCTTAGTCCATGCTAAAGCTACATGTAGGTCTTTAGATgtgtaaataaattatatataaatgCACTTATGATCAAATTTGTGACCGGAAAAGACTGGTCACTTTAACGTTGTGTCTCAGCCATTCTAGAACAGCTCATTTGCAGTGCATCCTTTAGAGATAAGCTGAACACTTTGGAGGAAAACATGTAgttgtgatttttctgacatACATTTCAATTGGATATCAATCTTTAAAGACAAGCTTCAGTTAAATATTCACTGTGTCATAGATTTCAAGTATAATTTAACATTGATACTTGACATGAGAATGGCATGAGTTAAAACCAATGATCCAGCAATCCTTAGATTTGTTGGGGTTAATGGATATTtttgtttggtcattttaaaatgactaagGTTAATTTCCATAATCAACAGTGCTGTAGGGTCTAGACAAAATATTTATACTATTGTGATTAAGATCCATAATTTGTACTGTAGAGTGTCAGCCCATTATGTATTATACTCAGGTTAAGTTGCATTTTATATCCTTTCTTGGAGGGTTTTAGTTCCTAATATATAAATTACTCACATAAAATCACACCATACATAATATTTTTTCACTGGAAGGCAAATATTGTTGTCTTAAGCGTGCCGTCTTACAAATATCAACTTGactattttatcttgtttatgTTGCATGTTTGGGATCTTAgttgtttatatttgttttcattattcatCTAATTTGGCTTTTGAATTGTAGAAGATTtcataatttagtttttattattattagggctGCCAAAATTAGCACGGTAACACAGATTTatccatcatcatgattaatctgatttaaGATTGTAAAACAATTAATGCATCTGcagcagaatgactcaaaatccctgAAACATCTCTGGCAACCTTCGGGAAGATTGTCCAAGTAGACTTGCCGTCACGCATGCGCAAATGAGCAGTTGATCCGCCGGTAGTGGCAGAATCAAGCAACTGCACATGGAAGAGGTAAATAGTCGGGACTGAGTGTTTCATCCGCAGGCCGAGAGTTTTGCCGATTAAACGCCgatatattcttaatttctcatgaaacagtaaatgctgttaagTGTCAGAGTCGGGCAGAATGATGTTCTTGCGCCGTTTGTCTAAAACATGGAGCTCTGACTCCATTCAAtcctcagtcctctttgctgttttctcagtAAGGTGCAGGAGTGAGCTCCAGCCAGGTGACATTACAGCAGTGGGCTGAGCCGACAGGTACGTTTATAACGACGTTGTGAAATTAACTTAAAATGATTAACATTACTGTCTAGCAATATCATGTCACTCTTACTTTTAATACTGCTGTAACAGCAACTCACTGTGTGTTGTTATGGAGGAACATTAGTGTCTAAGTATTTGTGACCatcatatatttaaaatgcaacgctgtcaaagatgacatgttttaaatctgagCAAGGCGTCTCTGGGTTTTATTTCGGCTGATATGAGTCCTGACTTCATGGCAAAGAAGATAATGGAGTAGAGAGAATGTGATTTAATGTGTTAAAGGGCATCAGAGGGTTCTgcataactagttggattaggttcattttgtcgtcCATTACTATACAATAGCGTTgtttatttaaaccgacaattcagtaaAGAAAAGTTGTATTACCTTTGCTGAAatgtttcgacagcttctgctgCAGCAAAGGtaatacaacttttttttactCAATTATCAGTTTAAATAAGCAATGCATAGCTACTGTTTTACCAGTAACTTCACTCATTAGGTTGCTTACATAcagcacatatatatatatatatatatatatatatatatatatatatatatatatatgtatgtatatatatatatatatatatatataacgtacctctaatttgcagcaacaagaagtaCAAGACAAGATATATTTCATCACTGATTTATAGattgactatttttttaaaggttgtATAATTTCCCAGAGAtttaatgctttgttgcatgtttttggacttaaAAATTCCTCTCCCCAAGACGGAACAGTCGATCGACATCCAGTAATATGCACACTCTGCAGGaaggagttttcttttcactgaagCACTTCCAGCTTAAAGTACCACATTAACATGAAGCATGCATTAGTCTGGGATTCTAACATGAACCTTTAAAGGTGTTTAATACACACCTTAAGTGCATATATATTCTCTTCTTTCTTGAGGTGAGCCTTACTTTAGAGACTGACCTTCTATTTGCCTGACTGTAcatgaaaacagatttggttATGTTGTAGTGTCTACAtaggtgttttctttttcttaaccACTTTGTGAAGCGGCTTCCTGTTTCCTTTAGCTGACTTACTCTTCCAGTAAGCAGTCTTGTGCTCCTTATCCGTTCTCACACATTTCTGACTGGTAATATCGAGGAGATTTTCAATAACATGTACTCTCTTTAAGCTTTCCTTTAAACTGATGCCGACTGCAGCAACCGTCTACAGCTGCCAGTTTGCTGGCTGTCAAAGAAAacgttttttcttatttaactTAATTCAAACGCtttcaattttctttttctgtcatccCGTCCTCTGAAGGTACGCCCAGCGAATCCTCCGGCATGGAAGAAACTTTTGACTTTGCTATGTAACCTTGAATGCGCAATGTCAGCGGGAGAAGACAGGTGAGTAAAGGAGACACACACTTCAAAGTCAGTCAGAATTAGCAGCCAGGAGGAGACCTGGTTCCCTTTTAGCGGaagagagaaaagcagctgaTGAATCCCCCTAGAAAGTCAGAAAATCTATGCCCCATTTGAGgtcttcattcattttttatgtcACATGACAGAAAATGCAGAGCTACATGTGCAGATTTACCTAAATTAGACCTGACAAGACTATTTTCTTATGTTAAGCtgctttttcccctctttttttctACTAATTTGTATAAAAACTTGCCTTTCACATGTATTTGGAAGGGTGAGGTTGTTATCCACCAACGTAAAGCTCGTTGCCAGAAACTAGGGCGATTTATTTGACCCAGACCTCAGTTTCGCTCCCCATATCACAAAGTTTTCAGTCTTGCTTCCTCCAAATCAGAACAATCTCCAAGATTAAGCAGATACTCTCACACCCAGATCTGGTAAAAACTTGTCCATACACTGATCTTCTCCTGTGTCAATTATTGTAGCTCCCTCCTTTCTGGCATTCTTGTAAAATTCGTATTCTCCAACTTGTCCAACACGCAGCTACTGGGCTTCGTACTGGTTTTAATAAACGACATCACATCACACCCATCCTGGCTTCCCTCTGCTGGCTTGCTGTtggttttagaattgattttgcTGATCACTTTTGAAGCTCGCCAGGGTCTCTCCCCAAGCTATATTTGCGAACTGTTGACCCCTGCTGGCAGCCTTAGATCCTCAGGTGGATTCCTTCTAGTCATTCCAAAGTTGAGGCTTAAATCTAAGGGTGACCGAGTCTAATCCATCAGGACCCCTCgactttggaacgacctgccCGAGGAGATAAGATTTGCAGTCAGTAGCTTCTTTTAAAGCCTGCccagtggctcggtggttagcactttcgcctggCAGCTTGAAGATCCCTGCTTCGCATCCTTGCCTTCCccagatctttctgcatggagtttgcatgttctccctgtgcatgtgtgggttttctccgggtattccagcttcctctcacagtccaaaaatatgctgaggttaattgattattctggATTGTCTGCAAGGTGTGACggtgagtgtgattgttggtctgtatgtgtaaccctgtgatggactggtgtcCTGTCCAGGAtttcccctgccttcaccctaagtcagctgggatagactccagcccccacgtgaccctcatgaggattaagcggtctGTTGATAATAGAtgtatggacaaaaaaaaaaagataatagaTGGATAAATTGAACTTCTTTAAATCGCTTctaaaaacccacttttataggcttgcttttatgtgaactttacttttagctttaattagttttagtGTTCTATTCTGTActatgttctgtttattttagatgttctatcttgttttattttaattttagctgccTAGTTCTTTGGTGTGTGTCATCTCTAATTCTTCTTAATTTCTAACTTTAAACCCtcagtctttttctttaattttcaaactgcctAGTTCCCTTGTTTTCTAATCTGGCtaattatcccccgcctccacgaagtggaaaagggggatataggtttggcctctgtccatccgtccgtccgtgcttccatgcgtccgtccgagatgaaggggacagcttttctcggaaactattacagctaggattacgaaatttagtgtgtagcttcacaccatggacaccttgatcaagttcgaaaatgagacctgtgcgataatatttaacagagttatggcccttgatcactattttggatatagactcatagacatcacatgtggtgggggatattgatgaccatgtcgtcttgttattattcatttaactgtgttgcatgttttgactGCCAAAGCACCTTGTGAACACTGTTCTTAAGGGTgctatatatataaaattagcATTGTTATTTTCCAATGCACCTGTGCCTAGGTATAAGCTTGCTCCAGTTTTGTGCCGTCTCCCATCTCCATATATGTGGGtcaaatgcaaaaacacagcaacaggTTCAGCTGAAGCAAAGTCACTGCAACATCTGTTGAAGTTATGATgggttttgtcttgtttgagtTGGCAGCTGCATGTTTTGAAAGCAGAACAGATCTTGTAGCAGCAGCTGTGGTTTTAGTTGTATTTGAAAAATAGCCACAGACCTCATGTCGACTTTTTAGACACAGAAGTGAACTCTAAATCCAGGAGCTTGTCTTGTAGCTGTTTGACACACTCTTTGATAGCAGAAAACAGCTCCCTAAACGATGCCAGGACTTTGCTTTCATTGGATGACTCCAGGAATGTGGATCAGCATGTTTGTGCATCACATCAGTTCTCCAAATGACAGTCAAATAGCCGCCTTTGAGCATAATCTTCTTTGCAACCCTCTTTGGAAATTCCAAATTTTTATCTTCATCCCTTTCTGAcggaattattattttttcgcTGTGTCTCTTCTGTACTCATATTGTAATGAAAACATGTGAagtaatggtta
This window harbors:
- the igfals gene encoding insulin-like growth factor-binding protein complex acid labile subunit, which translates into the protein MQTFVLLVVWVLGTSLVLPDPDTAGDKATEEPIPCSKGCTCLHDDYSSELNMYCSARNFTQVPTDMPTSTHSLWLDGNLFTSLPAVSFRDLSNLDFLNLQSGQLMTIDAQAFKGLRSLAHIHLERNHLRGLPGAIFQNTPNLASLSLHNNQLSRIEERLFAGLSHMWLLNLGWNSLTVLPEMAFHDLQGLRELILAGNRLAYLQPQLFQNLVELKELDLTGNSLKNIKANVFVKLTKLQKLYLAQNQIVTVVPRAFVGMKSLRWLDLTNNKLTSLHEDTFLGLLSLHVLRLSNNSITGIRPRTFRDLQYLEELRLSHNKIQALGDRIFEGLGHLEVLELEHNQVQEAQVGSFTGLSHVAVINLSGSCFHSLPDKVFKGLSKLHSLHLDRGCLTRITAQAFTGLSGLRRLFLQHNNISVVEYQSFADQVGLLGLDLSFNKLEVLTTNTFSGLKNLEYLLLSNNDCRQFLQNGTKQLLPRLRYLDLRANAMTNLIPDFSDSIEKLLLSGNRWRCDCSILPLRNYSLTNPLVIPRRVETHAEGEEPDTTITIYNNITCTSPPRLAGQDLRDVDSEVFQSC